A section of the Mastomys coucha isolate ucsf_1 unplaced genomic scaffold, UCSF_Mcou_1 pScaffold15, whole genome shotgun sequence genome encodes:
- the Tor4a gene encoding torsin-4A produces MDRGHRSLEPQAKGPCVIAPVRAALRLRRRVCVLRKRRLLQPGTEPDSGTGLLGPSGSLGTLRADLDQPKFFTFDSLTELSSRTPRKRRRRSRVVLYPETSRKCRPRTERQSRAQRCLLLLVAIVGFQVLNAIENLDDNAQRYDLDGLEKVLQRSVFGQPAAVGRIMALLRDYLATHVHSHPLLLALHGPSGVGKSHVGRLLARHFRAVLEDGALVLQYHARHHCPEPRPVQDCRKELAQRVADVVAQAEAEEKTPLLVLDEAELLPPALLDELHDLLQPQRSHHFHNAIYVLLSGAGGIEITHFVLQNASRMLPPLRHSAGSTQTEASPAEEELHTSLRELLAREHPLWHTAAIVPFLLLDKPDVVNCFREEMAGEGFFPEQALAEHLAEQLSYYHVAGHEFAITGCKQVVAKVNLLQQKPAHARH; encoded by the coding sequence ATGGACCGCGGCCATCGTAGCCTAGAGCCCCAGGCCAAGGGACCATGTGTGATAGCTCCAGTGCGCGCTGCACTCCGTCTGCGCCGCCGAGTCTGCGTCCTGCGCAAGAGGCGCCTCTTGCAGCCAGGCACTGAGCCGGACTCTGGGACGGGGCTACTTGGGCCCAGCGGCAGCTTAGGGACTCTACGTGCCGACCTAGACCAACCTAAATTCTTCACCTTCGATAGCCTGACGGAGCTTTCTTCTAGGACACCCCGCAAGAGGCGCAGGCGTAGTCGGGTAGTGCTCTATCCGGAAACCTCACGGAAGTGCCGACCCCGCACAGAGCGGCAGAGTCGTGCACAGCGTTGCCTGCTGCTTCTTGTAGCCATTGTGGGGTTCCAAGTTCTCAACGCCATTGAGAATCTGGACGATAATGCACAACGTTACGACCTCGATGGGCTGGAGAAGGTGCTCCAACGTTCTGTGTTTGGCCAGCCAGCTGCTGTGGGCCGCATCATGGCCCTGCTGCGAGACTACCTGGCTACACATGTGCATAGTCATCCCTTGCTCTTGGCACTGCACGGGCCCAGTGGTGTAGGCAAGAGTCACGTGGGGCGCCTGCTGGCCCGTCACTTTCGCGCAGTGCTGGAGGATGGTGCTTTGGTTCTGCAGTACCACGCGCGACATCACTGTCCAGAGCCACGTCCGGTTCAGGACTGCCGGAAGGAGCTGGCGCAGCGTGtggcagatgtggtggcacaggctgAGGCCGAGGAGAAGACCCCTCTCTTGGTCCTGGATGAGGCTGAACTCCTGCCACCTGCGTTGCTGGATGAGCTACACGATCTCCTGCAGCCACAGCGCTCGCATCATTTCCACAATGCTATCTATGTACTCCTAAGTGGCGCTGGTGGTATAGAGATCACACACTTTGTGCTGCAGAATGCATCACGGATGTTGCCCCCACTCCGCCACAGTGCAGGCAGTACTCAGACTGAGGCATCTCCAGCGGAGGAGGAGTTACACACCAGTCTTCGAGAACTTCTGGCCCGAGAACACCCTCTGTGGCACACTGCAGCCATCGTGCCCTTCCTGCTACTGGACAAGCCAGATGTGGTCAATTGCTTCAGAGAGGAGATGGCAGGGGAGGGCTTTTTTCCTGAGCAGGCACTGGCAGAACATCTGGCAGAACAGCTCAGCTACTACCATGTTGCTGGACATGAATTTGCCATCACTGGCTGCAAGCAGGTCGTAGCTAAGGTCAACCTCCTACAGCAAAAGCCTGCACATGCTAGACACTAG
- the Nelfb gene encoding negative elongation factor B has translation MPSLQPVVMCVMKHLPKVPEKKLKLVMADKELYRACAVEVKRQIWQDNQALFGDEVSPLLKQYILEKESALFSTELSVLHNFFSPSPKTRRQGEVVQKLTQMVGKNVKLYDMVLQFLRTLFLRTRNVHYCTLRAELLMSLHDLDVSDICTVDPCHKFTWCLDACIRERFVDSKRARELQGFLDGVKKGQEQVLGDLSMILCDPFAINTLSLSTIRHLQELVSQETLPRDSPDLLLLLRLLALGQGAWDLIDSQVFKEPKMEAELITKFLPMLMSFVVDDYTFNVDQKLPAEEKAPVTYPNTLPESFTKFLQEQRMACEVGLYYVLHITKQRNKNALLRLLPGLVETFGDLAFSDIFLHLLTGSLALLADEFALEDFCSSLFDGFFLTASPRKENVHRHVLRLLLHLHARVAPSKLEALQKALEPTGQSGEAVKELYSQLGEKLEQLDHRKSSPTQAAETPALDLPLPSVPAPAAL, from the exons ATGCCATCCCTTCAACCAGTGGTGATGTGTGTTATGAAACACTTGCCCAAG GTTCCTGAGAAGAAGCTGAAGCTGGTGATGGCTGACAAGGAGTTGTACCGGGCATGTGCTGTGGAAGTGAAGCGGCAGATTTGGCAGGATAACCAGGCTCTCTTTGGAGATGAAGTCTCACCACTGTTGAAGCAGTACATCCTGGAGAAAGAGAGTGCACTCTTCAGCACAGAACTCTCTGTCCTGCACAACTTCTTCAGCCCTTCCCCCAAGACCAGGCGCCAGGGAGAG GTGGTGCAGAAGCTGACACAGATGGTAGGGAAGAATGTGAAGCTATATGACATGGTGCTGCAGTTCCTGCGCACACTGTTCCTGCGGACCAGGAATGTGCACTACTGCACATTACGAGCTGAGCTGCTCATGTCTTTGCATGACTTGGACGTCAGTGACATCTGCACTGTGGATCCCTGCCATAAG TTCACCTGGTGCCTGGATGCCTGTATCCGGGAGCGGTTTGTGGACAGCAAAAGAGCCCGGGAGCTGCAGGGATTTCTTGATGGTGTGAAGAAGGGCCAGGAACAAGTTTTGGG GGATTTGTCTATGATCCTGTGCGACCCCTTTGCCATCAACACACTGTCCCTGAGCACCATCAGGCACTTGCAGGAGCTGGTTAGCCAGGAGACACTGCCCAGG GATAGTCCTGATCTCCTCCTTCTACTTAGGCTGCTGGCACTGGGCCAAGGTGCATGGGACTTAATAGACAGCCAGGTCTTCAAGGAGCCTAAGATG GAGGCAGAGCTCATCACCAAGTTCCTGCCGATGCTCATGTCCTTCGTGGTGGATGACTACACTTTCAACGTAGATCAGAAGCTTCCAGCTGAGGAGAAAGCCCCAGTCACATACCCCAACACACTTCCTGAAAGTTTCACCAA GTTTCTGCAGGAGCAGCGCATGGCTTGTGAGGTGGGACTGTACTACGTCCTACACATCACCAAGCAGAGAAACAAGAATGCTCTCCTGCGCCTGCTGCCTGGACTTG TGGAAACCTTTGGTGACCTGGCCTTCAGTGACATCTTTCTCCACCTGCTCACTGGAAGTCTGGCACTGTTGGCTGATGAATTTGCCCTGGAGGATTTCTGTAGCAGCCTCTTTGATGGCTTCTTCCTCACTGCCTCTCCCAG GAAGGAAAATGTCCACCGTCATGTCCTGAGGCTTCTCCTCCACTTGCATGCAAGAGTAGCCCCTTCCAAGCTGGAGGCATTGCAGAAGGCTCTGGAGCCCACAGGCCAG AGCGGGGAGGCTGTGAAGGAGCTCTACTCCCAGCTTGGTGAGAAGTTGGAGCAGTTAGACCATCGGAAGTCCAGTCCTACCCAAGCTGCAGAGACACCAGCACTGGATCTGCCTCTTCCCAGTGTGCCTGCTCCAGCTGCACTGTGA
- the Stpg3 gene encoding protein STPG3 isoform X1, with the protein MNFDQKAVKFLANFYINGGKHWTRGSLSQKPLYPTQANAAVLWWDQELETAWDEMWPPKTKRAPSGFRLRIGNPDESTPISTGTLRELLLERRPPILTDPDVPGPAQYDVPNVSLRESSPHPQYTIGRKYPVREGGGRRAWQTMWLQSESPFIQKTDFNRETKWPSPAEYTPLSQPAFPAFSFGGRRRSAVKMHESRFRPGMLRARGPCSYTPLLTTSKPSGEKRPSPNTYNILPGYRLQSTRSPAFSMSRSPAFASWVSSSRTPGPAAYYVEDCYNSRFPSPPGVVIQGVRRPKRHDTGPFCTL; encoded by the exons ATGAACTTTGACCAGAAGGCTGTGAAATTCCTGGCAAATTTTTACATCAATGGAGGCAAACACTGGACTCGGGGCTCCCTGAGTCAGAAACCTCTTTATCCCACCCA GGCCAACGCTGCTGTGTTATGGTGGGACCAGGAGCTGGAGACTGCCTGGGATGAGATGTGGCCCCCCAAAACGAAGAGAGCACCAAGTGGCTTCAGGTTAAGAATAGGCAACCCCGACGAGTCCACACCTATCAGCACAGGGACTCTAAGAGAGCTGT TGCTAGAGAGACGTCCTCCAATCCTGACGGACCCGGATGTCCCTGGCCCAGCCCAGTATGATGTGCCCAATGTGTCTCTGCGAGAGTCCTCTCCACACCCCCAATACACCATCGGTCGCAAGTACCCGGTTCGAG AGGGTGGTGGCCGCAGGGCATGGCAGACCATGTGGCTCCAAAGTGAAAGCCCCTTCATACAGAAGACCGACTTCAACCGAGAGACAAAG TGGCCATCGCCCGCCGAGTACACGCCGCTGAGCCAACCTGCCTTCCCGGCCTTCAGCTTTGGAGGCCGCCGTCGCTCTGCTGTCAAAATGCACGAGAGTCGTTTCCGCCCAGGGATGCTCCGAGCCCGAGGTCCTTGTAGCTATACCCCACTCTTGACTACCTCAAAGCCCTCTGGCGAGAAGAGACCCAGCCCCAACACCTATAACATCCTTCCTGGGTACCGTCTGCAGAGCACACGCTCACCTGCCTTCTCCATGAGCCGCTCTCCTGCGTTTGCATCCTGGGTCAGCTCCT CCCGAACCCCAGGTCCAGCTGCCTACTACGTGGAAGACTGCTACAACTCACGGTTCCCTTCTCCGCCAGGAGTAGTTATCCAAGGAGTGCGCAGACCCAAGCGCCACGACACAGGCCCCTTCTGCACACTATAG
- the Stpg3 gene encoding protein STPG3 isoform X2 gives MWPPKTKRAPSGFRLRIGNPDESTPISTGTLRELLLERRPPILTDPDVPGPAQYDVPNVSLRESSPHPQYTIGRKYPVREGGGRRAWQTMWLQSESPFIQKTDFNRETKWPSPAEYTPLSQPAFPAFSFGGRRRSAVKMHESRFRPGMLRARGPCSYTPLLTTSKPSGEKRPSPNTYNILPGYRLQSTRSPAFSMSRSPAFASWVSSSRTPGPAAYYVEDCYNSRFPSPPGVVIQGVRRPKRHDTGPFCTL, from the exons ATGTGGCCCCCCAAAACGAAGAGAGCACCAAGTGGCTTCAGGTTAAGAATAGGCAACCCCGACGAGTCCACACCTATCAGCACAGGGACTCTAAGAGAGCTGT TGCTAGAGAGACGTCCTCCAATCCTGACGGACCCGGATGTCCCTGGCCCAGCCCAGTATGATGTGCCCAATGTGTCTCTGCGAGAGTCCTCTCCACACCCCCAATACACCATCGGTCGCAAGTACCCGGTTCGAG AGGGTGGTGGCCGCAGGGCATGGCAGACCATGTGGCTCCAAAGTGAAAGCCCCTTCATACAGAAGACCGACTTCAACCGAGAGACAAAG TGGCCATCGCCCGCCGAGTACACGCCGCTGAGCCAACCTGCCTTCCCGGCCTTCAGCTTTGGAGGCCGCCGTCGCTCTGCTGTCAAAATGCACGAGAGTCGTTTCCGCCCAGGGATGCTCCGAGCCCGAGGTCCTTGTAGCTATACCCCACTCTTGACTACCTCAAAGCCCTCTGGCGAGAAGAGACCCAGCCCCAACACCTATAACATCCTTCCTGGGTACCGTCTGCAGAGCACACGCTCACCTGCCTTCTCCATGAGCCGCTCTCCTGCGTTTGCATCCTGGGTCAGCTCCT CCCGAACCCCAGGTCCAGCTGCCTACTACGTGGAAGACTGCTACAACTCACGGTTCCCTTCTCCGCCAGGAGTAGTTATCCAAGGAGTGCGCAGACCCAAGCGCCACGACACAGGCCCCTTCTGCACACTATAG